A window of the Vigna angularis cultivar LongXiaoDou No.4 chromosome 3, ASM1680809v1, whole genome shotgun sequence genome harbors these coding sequences:
- the LOC108322074 gene encoding CDP-diacylglycerol--serine O-phosphatidyltransferase 1, with the protein MESNGHARVRRNDIIKENGNSHLSNVDEHDPWTAWAYKPRTITLLLIGACFLIWASGALDPERDASGDLVTSVKRGVWAMIAVFLAYCLLQAPSTVLIRPHPAIWRLVHGMAVVYLVALTFLLFQKRDDARQFMKFLHPDLGVELPERSYGADCRIYLPENPASRFKNVYETLFDEFVLAHVIGWWGKAILIRNQPLLWVLSIGFELVEFTFRHMLPNFNECWWDSIILDILICNWFGIWAGMHTVRYFDGKTYKWVGLSQQPNIIGKVKRTLGQFTPAQWDKDEWHPLLGPWRFIQVLSLCIVFLTVELNTFFLKFCLWIPPRNSVVIYRLILWWLLAIPTIREYNSYLQDRKPVKKVGAYCWLSLAICIVELLICIKFGHGLYPKPMPIWLVIFWSSVGVAIVTFLLLWSWQIHRSLGNKKRR; encoded by the exons ATGGAGTCCAATGGTCATGCAAGAGTAAGGagaaatgatattattaaagaaaatggtAATTCTCATTTGTCAAATGTAGATGAACATGATCCATGGACAGCATGGGCATACAAGCCTCGAACCATCACATTGTTACTTATTGGTGCTTGCTTTCTCAT TTGGGCAAGTGGAGCACTTGATCCTGAAAGAGATGCATCTGGTGATCTTGTCACTTCTGTTAAAAG GGGTGTATGGGCAATGATTGCTGTTTTTCTTGCTTATTGCCTGCTGCAAGCTCCTTCTAC GGTTCTTATTCGGCCACATCCTGCAATTTGGCGCTTGGTTCATGGGATGGCCGTTGTTTATCTTGTTGCCCtcacatttttactttttcag AAGCGTGATGATGCTCGACAGTTTATGAAATTTCTTCATCCTGATCTTGGTGTTG AACTTCCAGAAAGGTCTTATGGTGCCGACTGCCGTATATATCTGCCTGAAAACCCTGCAAGCAGGTTTAAGAATGTTTAT GAGACACTTTTTGATGAGTTTGTTCTAGCTCATGTTATTGGGTGGTGGGGGAAGGCAATATTGATTCGTAATCAGCCCCTTCTTTGGGTGTTATCAATTGGTTTTGAGTTGGTGGAG TTTACTTTTCGTCATATGTTACCAAATTTCAACGAGTGCTGGTGGGACAGTATTATTCTTGACATCTTGATCTGCAATTGGTTCG GAATTTGGGCAGGAATGCATACTGTTAGATACTTTGATGGGAAAACCTACAAATGGGTCGGTCTAAGCCAGCAGCCTAATATAATAGGAAAA GTGAAACGAACATTGGGTCAATTCACACCAGCTCAGTGGGACAAAGACGAGTGGCATCCACTGCTTGGTCCTTGGCGTTTCATTCAAGTGCTTAGTCTTTGCATTGTATTTTTGACAGTAGAGCTCAACACattctttttgaaattttgtctCTGGATACCTCCTCGAAATTCAGTTGTTATATATAGGTTGATTTTGTGGTGGTTACTTGCAATTCCAACAATTCGTGAGTACAATTCATACCTTCAAGACAG AAAGCCAGTGAAGAAGGTTGGAGCATATTGTTGGCTCTCTCTTGCCATTTGCATTGTAGAACTTCTGATTTGCATTAAGTTTGGACACG GCTTGTATCCTAAACCAATGCCCATATGGCTGGTAATATTCTGGTCGAGTGTTGGAGTGGCCATTGTTACATTTTTGCTTTTGTGGTCTTGGCAAATCCATCGCAGTCTAGGGAACAAGAAGAGGCGATAA
- the LOC108322054 gene encoding palmitoyl-acyl carrier protein thioesterase, chloroplastic, with translation MRTMVATFSYPASTYFVRSCSMRENHDQLKQPVNTGIRTNGSFRSPIKVEILGQIPATTSTTLGQAVTIDENCLRQNIPTKKKMVDPHRQGLITEGGVGYRQTIVIRSYEVGADKTATLESILNLLQETALNHVWMSGLLGDGFGATHGMVRNDLIWVVSRMQVVIDYYPIWGEVVEIDTWVGASGKNGMRRDWLIRSQATGHIFARATSTWVMMNRKTRRLSKMPEEVRAEVAPWFIEKQAIKEDAQEKIVKLDKEAKYMNSDLKPKRSDLDMNQHVNNVKYVRWMLETIPDQILEGHQLSSITLEYRRECGSSDIVQSLCEPEDDEILHGVVEPDYCTNLLNGLSSDIINGSGVLTYLEQRPLRYTHLLQIKGDKQNDEIVRGRTTWKRKIVTMPFST, from the exons ATGAGAACAATGGTTGCCACTTTCTCATATCCAGCTTCTACCTACTTTGTTAGGTCTTGTTCCATGAGAGAAAACCATGACCAACTTAAGCAGCCAGTGAACACCGGCATCAGAACTAATGGGAGTTTTAGGTCGCCAATTAAAGTTGAGATACTAGGCCAAATACCTGCAACCACTTCCACCACTCTCGGTCAAGCTGTTACAATTGATGAAAATTGTCTGCGCCAAAACATCCCaacaaagaagaaaatggtTGATCCTCATCGTCAAGGGCTCATCACTGAAGGTGGAGTTGGTTATAGACAGACCATTGTCATTAGGTCCTATGAAGTTGGAGCTGATAAAACCGCCACGCTTGAGAGCATCCTCAATCTTCTTCAG GAAACAGCATTAAACCATGTTTGGATGTCTGGGCTGCTGGGTGATGGGTTTGGGGCGACACACGGAATGGTGAGGAACGATCTCATTTGGGTTGTCTCAAGAATGCAAGTTGTGATTGATTACTATCCCATCTG GGGAGAGGTAGTTGAAATTGACACATGGGTTGGAGCATCAGGCAAGAATGGAATGCGGCGGGACTGGCTGATAAGAAGCCAAGCCACAGGCCACATTTTTGCACGTGCGACAAG CACGTGGGTGATGATGAACCGCAAAACAAGACGTCTCTCCAAGATGCCAGAAGAGGTGAGAGCAGAGGTTGCACCTTGGTTTATAGAGAAGCAAGCAATAAAGGAAGATGCTCAAGAAAAAATAGTCAAATTGGATAAAGAGGCAAAATACATGAATTCTGATTTGAAG CCCAAGAGAAGTGATTTGGACATGAACCAACATGTTAATAATGTGAAGTATGTAAGATGGATGCTAGAG ACCATCCCAGACCAAATTCTGGAGGGGCACCAATTATCTAGTATCACACTGGAGTACAGAAGGGAGTGTGGAAGCTCAGATATTGTTCAATCATTATGTGAACCAGAAGATGATGAAATACTTCATGGTGTGGTAGAGCCAGATTACTGCACAAATCTTCTCAATGGGTTATCATCAGATATTATAAATGGTAGTGGAGTGCTGACTTACCTTGAGCAGAGGCCATTAAGGTATACACACCTTCTACAAATCAAAGGGGACAAACAAAACGACGAAATTGTCAGAGGAAGGACAACATGGAAGAGGAAGATTGTTACAATGCCATTTTCCACTTAG
- the LOC108322052 gene encoding origin of replication complex subunit 4, with translation MEPENHKTKAVNVLRSRICDPKFIFNNDYPDSNYSKLKFMISSSVTEACNNSILLLGPRGSGKNAVLEVVIQDLLQEYPDSISVIRLNGLLHSDDISAFKEIARQLCMEHQLLFSKAASFDDNSQFMVAILKECGLAHKTVIFVLEEFDLFAQGKQRLLYSLLDAMQSITSQAVVLGISCRLDADQLLEKRVRSRFSHRKLLFLPPSMEDSQKLLMHMLTLPIDSSFPHDYATEFNTKVKNIIEDRKFKETLQKYLNVDSSVKHLLRFLFCAVSHIDLQTGFLSQEGFEIAFSSIQRQPKLECLRNCSNLELHILVCMKRLEVKEKSLCNFNSVMKEYKTMHDSFRTSEYYSRSVCLRAFEHLLHLEMICFTDNRGQNLSVEFRPVKLLISSAELHQGLRSYNSCPAYLIKLMDREG, from the exons ATGGAACCAGAGAATCACAAAACGAAGGCAGTGAACGTGCTTCGAAGCAGAATCTGCGACCCCAAATTCATATTCAACAACGATTATCCAGACAGCAACTACAG CAAACTGAAATTCATGATATCGAGTTCGGTGACGGAAGCGTGCAACAATTCTATTCTGCTACTCGGTCCGCGCGGCTCCGGAAAGAACGCG GTTTTGGAAGTTGTCATTCAAGATTTGCTGCAAGAGTATCCAGACTCGATTTCAGTG ATACGGCTGAATGGCCTTTTACATAGCGACGACATCTCTGCATTCAAG GAAATAGCTAGGCAGTTGTGCATGGAGCATCAATTGCTATTCTCAAAAGCG GCATCATTTGATGACAACTCCCAGTTTATGGTTGCCATTCTAAA GGAATGTGGATTAGCACATAAAACAGTGATATTTGTTCTGGAAGAGTTTGACTTGTTTGCTCAG GGTAAACAGCGGTTACTTTATAGTTTGTTAGATGCAATGCAATCAATTACATCACAGGCTGTTGTACTTGGCATTAGTTGCCGTTTG GATGCAGATCAACTATTGGAGAAAAGAGTACGATCTCGGTTTTCCCATAGAAAGCTGTTGTTCTTACCACCTTCAATGGAAGATTCACAGAA GTTACTAATGCACATGCTGACATTACCAATCGATTCAAGCTTTCCGCATGATTATGCTACTGAGTTTAACACGAAGGTCAAA AATATTATAGAAGATAGAAAGTTCAAAGAAACCCTACAAAAGTATTTAAATGTTGATTCCTCTGTCAAACATTTGCTGAGGTTCCT ATTCTGTGCAGTCTCTCATATAGATTTGCAGACTGGGTTCTTGTCTCAGGAGGGCTTTGAAATTGCATTTTCAAGCATCCAAAGACAACCGAAACTAGAGTGTTTAAGAA ATTGCTCCAATTTAGAACTTCATATTCTGGTTTGCATGAAGAGATTGGAAGTTAAAGAGAAAAGTTTATGCAATTTCAATTCTGTAATGAAAG AGTATAAAACTATGCATGATTCCTTCCGAACTTCTGAATATTATTCGAGAAGTGTCTGCTTACGG GCATTTGAACACCTTCTACATCTTGAGATGATATGTTTCACAGACAATAGAGGACAGAATTTGTCTGTTGAATTCCGTCCTGTAAAGCTTTTAATTTCATCTGCTGAACTACATCAGGGACTGAGATCGTATAATTCATGCCCT GCTTACCTTATAAAGTTAATGGATCGTGAAGGCTAA